The following proteins are encoded in a genomic region of Candidatus Zixiibacteriota bacterium:
- a CDS encoding zf-HC2 domain-containing protein, whose product MKRTLAIKLRAMRLMSRMMPSCEDVTRLVSAGMDQHLSLGDRLKVRTHLLFCQWCSMFEEQLRLLRTLVREEAGSLDGEDLGDTGRLVPGAKAKLQAILIRECA is encoded by the coding sequence ATGAAACGAACCTTGGCAATCAAGCTGCGGGCGATGCGCCTGATGAGCCGCATGATGCCGAGCTGCGAGGACGTAACGCGTCTCGTCTCCGCCGGCATGGACCAGCACCTGTCGTTGGGTGACAGGCTCAAGGTCCGGACACACCTTCTGTTCTGTCAGTGGTGCTCGATGTTCGAAGAGCAGTTGCGACTCCTCCGCACACTGGTCCGCGAGGAGGCGGGGAGTCTTGATGGTGAGGACTTGGGAGACACGGGTCGACTGGTACCGGGGGCGAAGGCCAAGCTCCAGGCGATCTTGATCCGTGAATGCGCGTGA